A stretch of the Gossypium hirsutum isolate 1008001.06 chromosome D07, Gossypium_hirsutum_v2.1, whole genome shotgun sequence genome encodes the following:
- the LOC121219345 gene encoding tetraspanin-8-like — protein sequence MFVYLGVMLLCLIGFTVFVFLITNNDAGKVFSEKEFFVKERKTMDFSHWLQNHFVNDKNWNRIKSCLIDARVCTSGRNANGVNYNLSLQYRVGAAIHQVHVGSNQRIQHFGKYRNLVQPHRTLTAKHGETTHGSYAMIVTHAIVGY from the exons ATGTTCGTTTACTTGGGTGTCATGTTACTGTGCCTCATCGGTTTCACTGTCTTCGTGTTCTTGATCACCAACAATGACGCTGGGAAAGTGTTTTCAGAGAAAGAATTTTTCGTTAAGGAACGTAAAACAATGGATTTCTCGCACTGGTTACAAAATCATTTCGTTAATGATAAGAATTGGAATCGGATTAAGAGTTGTTTGATTGATGCTAGGGTTTGTACCAGTGGAAGAAATGCTAATGGAGTTAATTATAACCTCTCCCTGCAATACAG GGTGGGTGCTGCAATCCACCAAGTTCATGTGGGTTCAAACCAAAGAATACAACATTTTGGGAAGTACCGAAATCTGGTGCAGCCACATCGGACCCTGactgcaaaacatggagaaacAACCCATGGGAGTTATGCTATGATTGTAACTCATGCAATAGTGGGATACTAG
- the LOC107956537 gene encoding probable calcium-binding protein CML15, producing MVAMHVEQLNQLKDIFTRFDMDSDGSLTILELAALLRSLGLKPTGDQIHVLLANMDSNGNGAVEFEELANAIVPHMNEQVLVNQEQLMEVFHLFDRDGNGYITPAELAGCMAKMGQPLSYRELTEMIREADADGDGVISFNEFSTVMARSALDFLGVRLSM from the coding sequence ATGGTGGCAATGCATGTGGAGCAACTCAATCAATTAAAGGACATTTTCACGAGGTTCGACATGGATTCCGATGGCAGCCTTACGATTTTGGAGCTGGCGGCGTTGCTCCGGTCGTTAGGACTTAAACCGACGGGGGATCAAATCCATGTTCTATTGGCCAACATGGATTCTAATGGCAATGGTGCAGTGGAGTTTGAAGAATTAGCGAATGCCATTGTACCTCATATGAATGAACAGGTACTTGTAAATCAAGAGCAACTCATGGAGGTATTTCATTTGTTCGATCGTGACGGTAACGGTTACATCACACCGGCGGAATTGGCGGGTTGTATGGCTAAAATGGGGCAACCTTTATCGTACCGAGAGTTAACGGAGATGATCAGAGAGGCTGATGCGGATGGCGATGGTGTGATTAGCTTCAATGAGTTTTCTACAGTAATGGCTAGGTCAGCCCTGGATTTTCTAGGCGTTCGTTTATCTATGTAA
- the LOC107953360 gene encoding calcium sensing receptor, chloroplastic — MAVQMAIRVSPTARLSLPPPSPSPPSPSVPSSIISTKPSLKPQQPKPISLSLPTSTAISLLALFSPPHEAKAINLSKEQIISSLNEVEKTIDQVQEASSSALDVAQQIFDVVGKVLKPAIDAGVPIAQKAGEEALKVASPAISEASKKAQEAFQGTGLDTEPVLSAAKTAADAAKQTTKVIEVAKPIASSTMESITSAEPITIVATGGALFVAYLLIPPIWSFISYNLRGYKGDLTPAQALDLISTQNYVMIDIRSEKDKDRAGVPRLPSSAKNRMVAIPLEELPSKLRSLVRNTKKVEAEIAALKISYLKKISKSSNIVIMDSYCDSAKTVARTLASLGFNNCWVVADGFSGRKGWLQSRLGSDSYNFSLVEILSPSNVFPAAAKRFGTTSTKFLPGAE, encoded by the exons ATGGCAGTGCAGATGGCTATCCGAGTTTCACCCACTGCAAGGCTTTCTCTTCCaccaccatcaccatcaccaccTTCTCCTTCAGTACCATCATCCATAATCTCAACCAAACCTTCTTTAAAACCCCAACAACCCAAACCCATCTCTCTATCACTCCCAACATCCACAGCTATCTCTTTATTGGCTTTATTTTCACCTCCCCATGAAGCCAAAGCTATCAATCTTAGCAAAGAACAAATTATTTCATCTCTCAATGAA GTGGAGAAAACCATTGATCAAGTTCAAGAAGCCAGTTCAAGTGCCTTGGATGTTGCACAACAGATATTTGATGTTGTAGGGAAAGTATTGAAACCAGCCATAGATGCTGGGGTACCTATTGCTCAGAAAGCTGGAGAAGAAGCATTGAAAGTGGCTTCTCCAGCTATATCTGAAGCTTCAAAGAAAGCGCAAGAAGCATTTCAAGGCACTGGTCTTGACACTGAACCTGTTCTTAGTGCTGCTAAG ACCGCGGCGGACGCGGCGAAACAAACCACAAAGGTGATTGAAGTAGCCAAGCCTATAGCTTCTTCAACAATGGAAAGCATCACATCTGCAGAGCCAATAACAATTGTAGCAACTGGTGGTGCATTATTTGTTGCATATCTCCTCATTCCTCCCATTTGGTCTTTCATCTCTTATAACCTTCGTGGTTACAAAG gTGATCTTACACCGGCTCAAGCTCTTGATTTAATCTCTACACAAAATTATGTTATGATTGATATTCGGTCGGAGAAGGACAAGGATAGGGCCGGTGTCCCCCGCCTTCCCTCCAGTGCTAAGAACAGGATGGTTGCTATTCC TTTGGAAGAGTTGCCAAGCAAGTTAAGAAGCTTAGTGAGAAATACAAAGAAAGTAGAAGCAGAGATTGCAGCATTGAAGATTTCATATctcaagaaaatcagcaaaagctCAAACATTGTAATCATGGATTC CTACTGTGATTCAGCAAAAACAGTGGCTAGAACATTAGCGAGTCTCGGTTTCAACAACTGTTGGGTTGTTGCCGACGGGTTCTCGGGACGAAAAGGGTGGTTACAGAGTCGACTCGGAAGTGATTCATACAACTTTTCGTTGGTGGAGATCTTGTCGCCGTCTAATGTGTTTCCGGCAGCTGCTAAACGTTTTGGTACGACCAGCACCAAGTTTCTTCCCGGTGCGGAATAA